The following are encoded together in the Mammaliicoccus vitulinus genome:
- a CDS encoding FAD-binding oxidoreductase, with amino-acid sequence MEELYKALKKQLDDGRVSIEVADLSSYSFDASFGEYMPDIICQPMSTEEVVHIVKLCNEYDVPIYPRGSGTSLSGGPLAVHGGLVLDFSRWDNDITVYENDLMMEVSPGVITEKIHKVAESYGLMYPPDPSSSRISTIGGNLAENAGGPRCLKYGVTKDYVVGLEVVTANGDVIHCGGCTVKNVTGYDMTKLIVGSEGTLGIITKATLQLIPKPIDTKTAMLQFDDFITSGKAVSKILRSGILPSKIEIMDKYCVDAVLSTHPIENITADSESLLLVELDGHPLALEAEMKIIEETCASLPGCKMIIAQDEQQASELWEVRKLVSPAIVKFGPTKISEDTSVPISQIPAFFEEIERIRQAYDLNLVVFGHAGDGNLHPNIIIDKRKPEEMKRAEKAVAEIFKASLKLGGTLSGEHGIGLFKKPFMYNEFDEAGMKFMKDVKQALDPNNRLNPGKIFPDENERFVLVHDE; translated from the coding sequence CGTGTTTCTATAGAAGTTGCTGATCTTTCAAGTTATAGTTTTGATGCTTCATTTGGAGAGTATATGCCTGATATTATATGTCAGCCAATGTCTACAGAAGAAGTGGTACATATTGTAAAATTGTGTAATGAATATGATGTGCCAATTTATCCAAGAGGAAGCGGTACGAGTTTGAGTGGCGGTCCACTAGCTGTTCATGGTGGTCTCGTACTTGATTTTTCAAGATGGGACAATGACATTACAGTTTATGAGAATGATTTAATGATGGAAGTTTCACCTGGTGTTATTACTGAAAAGATTCATAAAGTAGCAGAATCTTATGGTCTCATGTATCCACCAGATCCTTCAAGTTCTAGAATATCGACTATCGGAGGAAATTTAGCTGAAAATGCTGGTGGCCCAAGATGTTTAAAATACGGTGTAACAAAAGATTATGTTGTCGGTTTAGAAGTTGTTACGGCAAATGGTGATGTGATTCATTGTGGGGGATGCACTGTGAAGAATGTGACAGGCTATGATATGACTAAGTTAATAGTTGGATCTGAAGGAACACTCGGTATTATTACGAAAGCGACTTTACAACTTATTCCTAAACCAATCGATACTAAAACGGCTATGCTTCAGTTTGATGATTTTATTACTTCAGGAAAAGCAGTTTCTAAAATTTTAAGGTCAGGTATACTACCTTCTAAAATTGAGATAATGGATAAATATTGTGTAGATGCCGTTTTGTCTACGCATCCTATTGAGAATATTACAGCTGATTCTGAATCGTTATTATTAGTTGAACTGGACGGACATCCTTTAGCTTTGGAAGCAGAAATGAAAATTATCGAAGAAACGTGTGCATCATTACCAGGTTGTAAAATGATTATTGCACAAGATGAGCAACAAGCTTCAGAATTATGGGAAGTTAGAAAACTTGTATCACCAGCAATTGTAAAATTTGGGCCAACTAAAATTAGCGAAGATACGAGTGTTCCTATTAGCCAAATACCAGCATTTTTTGAAGAAATAGAGAGAATTAGGCAAGCATATGATTTAAATTTAGTCGTATTCGGACATGCAGGTGATGGGAACTTACATCCGAATATTATTATCGATAAACGTAAACCTGAAGAAATGAAGCGTGCAGAAAAAGCGGTTGCTGAAATATTTAAAGCTTCCTTAAAACTCGGTGGCACTTTAAGTGGAGAACATGGTATCGGCTTATTTAAAAAGCCATTTATGTACAATGAATTTGATGAAGCTGGAATGAAGTTTATGAAAGATGTGAAACAAGCACTAGATCCAAATAATCGTCTGAATCCAGGAAAAATATTCCCAGACGAGAATGAAAGGTTTGTGTTAGTCCATGACGAGTAA